A region of the Nocardia asteroides genome:
GCGGGTGACATCCCGGCCGCACTCACCGACTACGTCGAAGGCAGGCGGGGCTACGACTACACCCAGCACGGACGCGCGGGCAACGTCCACGCCGAGTATGTGCCCGATGCCATCGTGGACCGCTTCTGCCTGCTGGGCACGCCCGACGAGCACCTGTCCCGGTTGCGGGAGCTGGCGGGGCTCGGCGTGGACCAATTCGCTGTCTACCTCCAGCACGACGCGAAGACGACGACCCTGGAGGCGTACGGTGAATCGGTGCTGCCTCGTCTCGCCCCTTTCCTGACCGCCGCCCGATCGACAGGGTAGCGATGGTCGGATCTGGCCGCAGTAACCCGTCGATGGCTCTCATAGCGGCCGAAAGGTTTGCTCTTCGCCGGAAACCGCTGCCATGCCGATAACCTCGCCCAGCACCGCGCGCACAGTGGCGACCTGGTCCCCGCCTACCCTGGCGATCAGCTCGCGCTCGTAGGCGGCGTGGAATTCGCGCACCGCGGCCAGTAGGTCGCGCCCTCGGGCGGACAGGTGCAGCAGCTTGGCCCGCTTGTCGGCCGGATCCGGGCGCCGCTCCACGTACCCGCGCCGCACCATTTCGTCGACGACCTTGGCCGCGCCCTGCGCGCTGATACCGAGCCCCTCAGCCAGTTGACTTGCAGTGCGGGCGTTCTCGGCCAGCGAACGCAGGACGTAGCCGTAGGACGCACCGAGTCCGCGATAGCCGCGCTCAGCCAGGTGGACGTGTAACTCTCCGACCAACTGCTGATATGCCTTCCCGAGCAGGATCCCGAAATCCATCTTGACTCTCCTTCCATCAATATGTTCAACTTTAGTTGTACACTAAGGTTGAACACCTTGGTTGAAGATTAGGAGACACGCATGCCACACATCACCGCCGACAGCGCGCCACGCTTCGAGAACGACCACGCGACATTCATCGGCCTGGCCGCACCCAGCCGCGGCTCCATCGAGAACAGCGCCTGGCGACTGACCCTGAAGCCCGGCATCGACGCTCCCGCACACGCCCTGGACCGCGAGGAGATCTTCATCGCGCTGTCCGGAACGATGACCGTCACCATGGGCGACGAAACCTTCACCGTCACAGCCGGAGACGCACTGATCGTGCCCGCATACCAACAATTCGCAATGTCCACACCCAGTGATGAACCCTTCGAGGCAATCGTCGTATTACCCGTCGGCGGACAGGGACTCATCCCCGGCCGACCCCCCATCGTCGCCCCCTGGGCCCGCTGACCCCCATAGAAATCCGACCCGTCCCCGATTCGCGATTCAGAGCGAGGTGTTCTTCGCCCAGAGGATCGGCATGGCCAGCGCCGATCGGCGGCCACCTGCGCGACCGGCGGCGACCAGAGGGAGTGTCGGATTGCCGGTGGATCCGACCTCGGTAAGGGTTAGGCATGCTCGGCTCATCGGACCGAGATCAGATCCACCGGAGTTCCGGCACTCCCATTCCTCGCTGAATAAGTCTCGGCCGCGCAGGTACTCATCGTCACAGCCGGCCATCGCGGCGATCCCCGAGATCGCGCTCATATGCGCACCGTGCGACAGACCGCGCAGGGATGGTCCCGCTGAGCCCGATACATCTGGTCAGCGGTCGAATTCGAGCCGTTCCCAGCTCAGTGCTGTTCGCCAGTCTCCGCGCTGGAATGCCCAGTCCTGGACGGCGTTCACCACGGTGTCGAATGCGGGAGAGAAGGCGCTGTCCCACGGAGCGTCGTCGCTGACGGTGGCACGGAAATGCGCATCCGGTCCTCCGTCGCGAAATTCGACGATATAACCGTGCCCCTGCTCTGGATCCACTTGTTCATCGAGGTGAACCTGAATGTAGTAGTCGCCGGGTTCGGGGCCGTCGAGCCGGTCGACGATCACGAAGGGCGCACTCAGGTTCATGTCCGCGAGGATGTCGTGCAGTTGCGTCTCGGATGGATTCTCGATCGTCCGGTAGGAATCTGTCGCTACGACTCTCGGCGATGAGGTCTGGTCTCGAGTCACTCGAGCAGAGTACGGGGTGTGTTGAGCATCAGTCGAACCACGACATAGTGGCGCACCTGGCCTACGCGGAGTTTCACTGGATAACACTCATAACCCCTGCCACTGCCGAGAGAACACCCATCACGGCGGCCGCGGCCGGCTTTATTCTCGGATCGTTCGCCCGCAGATGGCACACCACTGCTCCGATGGTCAGCCCGACCAACCCTATTGCAGAAACGATTGCCAGTGGTTTCAATGCCAACCCGCCCATCAGGCCCGCGCCACCACACACCTCCAGCGCGCCGATTACCCGGTAGGCCCAGTAGGGGAAGCCAAATCGCGCCGCATCGTCCCTCATCACTTCGAAGCCCGCTAGCTTGGCCACACCTGCCCCCACAAAACTAACCCCCAGCAGCACGATCACTATGACGACCACCTCTACCTACCTTCCGCATGAAGTCTTGATTGGAACGAATTGAGTTTTACCGCTGCTGCCCAGTCCACCAGCGTTCACCAGGACTCTGCTGGCTGTGGGAACGAATCGTGCAGGGGCTGACCGACGGCGTAGGGCGAGGTCGGTTCAGCGTTGAGTTGTGCTGGAGTGAACCCGCCGGTCTGGGCGTACCGGCGGGAGATCTCCCGGAGTTCGTCTATCGAGATCACGTCCTCGACCGCGGTGAAGCCGCCAGGGGCGCGCCGGTGCACGAGGTCGATCGCCTGCTCCGGCCCCATCCTTCGGTTCGCTGCCTGGACCCCGGTCATCTTAGGTCTGCGATCGGCCTCGAACGCCGCCAGCGCCTCACCAGGGTCATCCGAGGTGGCGAGGTAGTACGCGACCGCGCGACCGTCCACGATCGCCTGCGTCGCCCCGTTCGAGCCGACCGGATACATGGGGTGCGCGGCGTCACCGAGCAGGACAACATGGCCGAATGCCCACCGTGGCAAGGGATCCCGGTCCAGCATCGGGTACTCGAGGATGTCCACCGCCTCGGAGATCAGCGCCGGGATGTCCAGCCACGGCTGCGCCCAGCTACTGTAGTGGCGTAGCACGTGGGCGCGTCGCTCGGCGGAATTGGTTCCCCCTGGCGGTAGGGCCGTGGATGGCAGGCCGGTCACCCAGTTGATCAATGAGGGGCTGCCTGAGCTGGCCGGAGGGACGATCGGATAGACCACAATCTTCTGCTGGTCGTCGCCGATGACGATCATCGACCGTCCAGACAGGTATGGCTCGGCCCAAGTGGTCCCTCGCCACATCACGAGACCGTTGCCGCAAGGCTCGCCCTCTGCTGGATAGAGGGCGGCGCGAACCGTCGAGTGCAGGCCATCCGCGCCGATGAGGACATCGGCCTCTCGGACGCTGCTGCCGCCGGCCGCTGGGTGCTGAAGCGCCACCTTCACGCGGTCAGCGCCACGCGGCTCGAAGCCGACAACCCGCGCGTCGGTCACCAACGAATCCTTGCCCAGCCTGTGCACCACCGCGGCCGCCAGGGTTCGCTGCAGGTGACCGCGGTGGACGGACAACTGCGGCCACCGGTGCCCGGCTGCGACTCCGCGTGGCTCCCGCCAGATGAGGCTGCCGCAACGGTGGTACAGCGAGAAGTCCAGCGTTTTCACCGCGCGGCGGGAGACCGCATCGAACACGCCGAGCCCGGTCAGCTCGCGGACCGCGTTCGGCAGGATATTGAGGCCGACACCTATCGGCTGGATGGAGGGCACCGCCTCGACCACCACGACGTTGGTGAACCCGGCCGCGTGCAACGACAGGGCCGCGCTGAGGCCACCGATCCCGGCCCCGGCGATGACAATTCGGAGATCGCTATCCACCTGAGCCGTCCTTACCGCCGTTGGCGACCCCCTGCAGTCGCGTCGGCCCGCTTGCCCCGCGGCCGTCGGCCCGCGCGACCAGCCACGCGTTCTCCCGGGTGAGATCAAGGATCTGGCGCAGCAGTTCAATGCTCCCGTTGCCACTACCCAGCTCGTACAACCGAATCTCGTCGCGGTAGGCCTTGCGTGCGATCGTCAAGTGCTTGCCGCGGAACAGCGTCAGCGCGCGAAGTGTCATGGACAGCGCCACCGCCGCATCCCGCAGCGCGGGTGGAGGCTCATGCGGGGCCACCGACTGCAACGCTTGGGTGACCTTGGTGACCACCGACGGCGAGCGTCGCCAGGCGTCCACCAACGACCGCCACTGCGGCAGCGTGTGCTGGGCGGCTTCGTCGATGAAGTCGTCGTACGTCAGCGCGCTGTGGTCGGAGGCCCAGACCAACAGATCGACGAGGAACAGCGGGACATGCGCCGCTGCAGGCCCGAGGAATGTCATCTCCGCAACGGTGACCTCCTCGAAGTAGGGCCGCATCTCGCGGGCGAAGAACTCCGGCGTGACTTTCTCCACCACCATGCTGATCGCTTTGTCGAAACAGCCGATATTCTCCGCGATGCTGGCCAGTAGTGCCGGGAATGCAGCATCATCCGGTTCCAGCGCGGCCAGCCGGACGCACTGGTCGACGGCGTCGCCGAGGTGCGGCATCGACATCCGCGGCCCGTTCATGAGGAATCCCTCTTGGGGATCGCCGGTGTACATCCGCTGGCGGCCGTCGGTCGGGTTCCACTCGGTGTAGTGGTGCACGGTGTCTCTCGGAATCATGTCGGTGCGCCGGCCCAGCGCCACCAACACCGGTTCGACCTCGGGCACCGCCTCGACGGGCTGGACGCCGTGGCGTTTCAACGAGCCGAGGAACAGGCCGAGGTCGCGCATCGCGCCCAGCGCCTGCTCCAAGGAGAACGAGGCGACCAGGCCCATATCCGGGACCAACTCCCGCAGCCGCGCGGCCAGGGCCAGCACGTCGGCCGAGGCGTTCATCGCCGGAAGGCTAGGGCAGAACTCGTCAGCGTGCAGCGGGTCCAGCGCGCTGATCACTGTGCAGTCGACGGTGCCTGCCTGGTTGGGTAACCGGGTGAACGGCATGAGTGCGCCTCCTTACTTGGCATGCAACTGGCGCAAGTACTCATAGGTAGACGGCAGGGTCCGCAACAGCTCCTGCTGTGTCTGCTTGATCTCGGCGAACACCGGTTCCGCGGAGGCGGTGTCGTCCGGGCGGTAGGCCAGGGCCGGCACCGGATGGTCCGGCACGAGGCCGAGCCCGGCGAAAATGCAGTAGTAGCTGCTGTTGGTCCAGTAGTTGCGGAACTCGGCCTCGAAGTTGGCGTAGTACGTCTGCTCGTCGGTGACCGGCATATTCACCGCCAGCCCGGCCCGGTACATTGCGATCTTCTCGGTGATGTCGTCGGCGAGCTCAAGCTCCTTGCAGGCCTTCCAGAACGGGGTGTCCTCGCGCGGGGCGAAAGTGAAGTGCGCCTGGATGAAGTCCCGGGAGTCGTCGAACATCGTCTCGATCTCCCGGTTGAACCGGTTGACCAGGACCTGGTCGAACCGCCGGTCGGGGAAGTGCTTGGCCAGCTGGTAGAGCGAGGCGGTGATGAAGTAGATGCCCGTGGACTCCAACGGCTCGAGGAAGCAGCCGGACAGGCCGATGCTGACGCAGTTTTTCACCCAGGCGCGGCGGTTGCGGCCGACGCGGAAGCGGATCTGGTTGAGCGGCTGCTCTGCCGGGTCGAGGTTCCACATGCGGCAGAACTCCTCGGTGGCGTCGTCCTGGTTCTGGAACCGGCTGGAGTACACATACCCGGTGCCGAACCGGCCCAGCATGGGAATCTTCCAGGTCCACCCTGACGACATAGCGATCGCTGAGGTGTAGGGCTCGATGCCGTTCGCGGCATCGTCATGCGGCACAGCAGTGGCCACTGCGCTGTCGTTCAGCAGGTGCTCGCTCATGTCCAGGAACGGCTCCCGCATCGCCTGATTGATCAGCAGGCCGCGGAACCCTGAGCAGTCGATGAACAGATCGCCTTCGAGCACCCGACCGGACTTGGTCTTCAGGGCCGAGATATAGCCACGCTGGTCGAAGACCACCTCGGTCATCTCGTCCTGGACGTGCACCGCTCCCTGCTTGTTCACTGCGAACCGGCGCAGGAAGTCGGCGACCAGGTTGGCGTCGAAGTGCCACGCGTAGTTCGTCCACCGCGAACCGTCGACGTGGCGGGGAGCCAGGTTCTTGTCCAGAATCGGCGGCTCGCGGTAGCAGGCGTAGTCGAAGGGTTCGTCGGTCTGGCCGGCCAGCTTCTTGTTCACCCAGTAGTGCGACAATGGCAAGTTGGCGTGGTTGGGCAGCAATCCGAACAGATGGTAGTAATGATCAGTGGCGTCGCGGAAGCGCCGCCCGGTCGCCTCGCCGACACCCGGAGTGCGCCAGTTGATGAACTTGATGCCCATCTTGAAGCTGGCGTTGCACTCACGCATCCAGTCTTCCTCCGTCAACCCGAGAAAATCGAAGAACGTCTTATGCAGGTTGGGTACTGTTGCCTCGCCGACCCCGATCTTGGGGATGGCCGGGGCCTCGAGGACTGTGATGGATACTTCGTCGCCGAGTGCCTTGCCGAGATAGGATGCGGTCATCCATCCGGCAGTCCCGCCGCCGAGTACAACAACTTTATTGATACGGTTATCGTTCATTTGAGGATTCCTCATTGAGCATCGAAATAAGGTAGCTATGAATAGATGGCGAACCGAAAATAGAAGATTATACTTCTAGTAGGTAGGTATCCTAAGACCCTGCCTTGTGACCAGGCGAACTCACCGTTTTTATTCAATAGTTCTGTTCGATAGTGCGCAGTCGTGCACATTCTGGTTGCAGGTAGTTCCATTGGCCTCCATCTCCGGCCAGAAGCGGTACTGGCCCAGTCCGTAAAGCAACGGCTCGAGACCAGAGTTCCGGGTGATACCGAGCGTTTCGCCGAAGACGACGGTGTGGTCACCGACCGTGGCGGTGTGGATGACACGGCACTCGGCGATAGCATGCGCGTCGCGGCTCAGACGTGGACTACCGTTCACGGACGATTGCTCCCAGTAGATGAGGTCGAACCGGTTCGGCGCGCCGGAAGCGAACAACTCGGCAGCCGATTGTGCGGCGCTGTGAAGCAGGTTCACGGAGAAGGTGCCACTGCTCACGACCGCCTCGAGCGTAGGGCTCCCGTTGCGCAGGCAGACGAGTAACGTCGGCGGGCGCAGAGTCACGCTGCTCACCGACGTGCAGGTCATACCGCGTGGTGCGCCCGAGACATCAGTGGCAGTGACGATCGAGACTCCGGTGGGAAAGCCGCGCATCATGGCCCGAAACCCCTCGGCTGTCATGTGCCGTATATCGCCGGATGCCGTGATCGATTCGGTCATGACGGGAAGCTCTCCAACTTGACGAG
Encoded here:
- a CDS encoding MarR family transcriptional regulator, encoding MDFGILLGKAYQQLVGELHVHLAERGYRGLGASYGYVLRSLAENARTASQLAEGLGISAQGAAKVVDEMVRRGYVERRPDPADKRAKLLHLSARGRDLLAAVREFHAAYERELIARVGGDQVATVRAVLGEVIGMAAVSGEEQTFRPL
- a CDS encoding cupin domain-containing protein: MPHITADSAPRFENDHATFIGLAAPSRGSIENSAWRLTLKPGIDAPAHALDREEIFIALSGTMTVTMGDETFTVTAGDALIVPAYQQFAMSTPSDEPFEAIVVLPVGGQGLIPGRPPIVAPWAR
- a CDS encoding DoxX family protein; translation: MIVLLGVSFVGAGVAKLAGFEVMRDDAARFGFPYWAYRVIGALEVCGGAGLMGGLALKPLAIVSAIGLVGLTIGAVVCHLRANDPRIKPAAAAVMGVLSAVAGVMSVIQ
- a CDS encoding flavin-dependent oxidoreductase is translated as MDSDLRIVIAGAGIGGLSAALSLHAAGFTNVVVVEAVPSIQPIGVGLNILPNAVRELTGLGVFDAVSRRAVKTLDFSLYHRCGSLIWREPRGVAAGHRWPQLSVHRGHLQRTLAAAVVHRLGKDSLVTDARVVGFEPRGADRVKVALQHPAAGGSSVREADVLIGADGLHSTVRAALYPAEGEPCGNGLVMWRGTTWAEPYLSGRSMIVIGDDQQKIVVYPIVPPASSGSPSLINWVTGLPSTALPPGGTNSAERRAHVLRHYSSWAQPWLDIPALISEAVDILEYPMLDRDPLPRWAFGHVVLLGDAAHPMYPVGSNGATQAIVDGRAVAYYLATSDDPGEALAAFEADRRPKMTGVQAANRRMGPEQAIDLVHRRAPGGFTAVEDVISIDELREISRRYAQTGGFTPAQLNAEPTSPYAVGQPLHDSFPQPAESW
- a CDS encoding DUF1864 family protein encodes the protein MPFTRLPNQAGTVDCTVISALDPLHADEFCPSLPAMNASADVLALAARLRELVPDMGLVASFSLEQALGAMRDLGLFLGSLKRHGVQPVEAVPEVEPVLVALGRRTDMIPRDTVHHYTEWNPTDGRQRMYTGDPQEGFLMNGPRMSMPHLGDAVDQCVRLAALEPDDAAFPALLASIAENIGCFDKAISMVVEKVTPEFFAREMRPYFEEVTVAEMTFLGPAAAHVPLFLVDLLVWASDHSALTYDDFIDEAAQHTLPQWRSLVDAWRRSPSVVTKVTQALQSVAPHEPPPALRDAAVALSMTLRALTLFRGKHLTIARKAYRDEIRLYELGSGNGSIELLRQILDLTRENAWLVARADGRGASGPTRLQGVANGGKDGSGG
- a CDS encoding tryptophan 7-halogenase translates to MNDNRINKVVVLGGGTAGWMTASYLGKALGDEVSITVLEAPAIPKIGVGEATVPNLHKTFFDFLGLTEEDWMRECNASFKMGIKFINWRTPGVGEATGRRFRDATDHYYHLFGLLPNHANLPLSHYWVNKKLAGQTDEPFDYACYREPPILDKNLAPRHVDGSRWTNYAWHFDANLVADFLRRFAVNKQGAVHVQDEMTEVVFDQRGYISALKTKSGRVLEGDLFIDCSGFRGLLINQAMREPFLDMSEHLLNDSAVATAVPHDDAANGIEPYTSAIAMSSGWTWKIPMLGRFGTGYVYSSRFQNQDDATEEFCRMWNLDPAEQPLNQIRFRVGRNRRAWVKNCVSIGLSGCFLEPLESTGIYFITASLYQLAKHFPDRRFDQVLVNRFNREIETMFDDSRDFIQAHFTFAPREDTPFWKACKELELADDITEKIAMYRAGLAVNMPVTDEQTYYANFEAEFRNYWTNSSYYCIFAGLGLVPDHPVPALAYRPDDTASAEPVFAEIKQTQQELLRTLPSTYEYLRQLHAK
- a CDS encoding flavin reductase family protein, whose translation is MTESITASGDIRHMTAEGFRAMMRGFPTGVSIVTATDVSGAPRGMTCTSVSSVTLRPPTLLVCLRNGSPTLEAVVSSGTFSVNLLHSAAQSAAELFASGAPNRFDLIYWEQSSVNGSPRLSRDAHAIAECRVIHTATVGDHTVVFGETLGITRNSGLEPLLYGLGQYRFWPEMEANGTTCNQNVHDCALSNRTIE